A single Vicinamibacterales bacterium DNA region contains:
- a CDS encoding ABC transporter permease, which translates to MERSPMTAVSWLDWKLGARLLLKYPALTIVGGLSLAGVIAIGSVGIELADELLYKRLPFDDGSRVVRLETQDTAASRVEPRVLYDFAIWRRSLKTVTELGAARLSERNVLTGEGRFESLRVAETTASTFPLTRVPPLLGRPLQPADDMPGAEPVVVLGYDVWQRQFLNDPAIIGRAVTVGRTARTVVGVMPPRFGFPRNQQLWVPLPIQAAGPREGPAVQVFGRLADGASWQDAAAELDVVSARLAADQPTTHRQLRTRVRAFAGRTPGDPLQLEDLAVHAIVLLLLGAVSANVATLIFARTAMREPEIVVRHALGASRARVIAQIVTEGLVLALAAALLGLVVAQATVRYAWARASQIVGDGLPFWVDLKLEPATIAYALLLALVAAVLISLLPALKATGSSIHRGLQDSTSTGGTMRFGGIWSFIIGAQVACTLLFVPAAVGIFTNTLHDQSTSAAFPTEHYLTFRLTMDDEAPAGERGAPDDMQIAAHRARAFEDLASRLRDEPNVTQVTYGDRLPTTSPEWVAVEMEQDGAPPARVVGNYEGGFAMAAVGAGYHEAFGARIVAGRGLRPADAGAPSGPVVVNEAFMRVVGRNPVGARVRTLQRGSERELGPWHEIVGVATDLWTFPADWSEAAYIYRAASAAESDPIVVAVRSAGDAAPLASRVAALARQVDAGLHCRDIVTLGDIVAQEQVRMVGGSAVFGTVLLVAVVFSAAGLYALMAVAVARRTREIGIRIALGANPRNVLRTVFARAGRQLGGGIIAGNSLILLIAWRADSLTADLLVSSVITSIIMAAVGVLACAAPARRALRIQPTEALRQG; encoded by the coding sequence ATGGAGCGAAGCCCGATGACGGCGGTCTCGTGGCTCGACTGGAAGCTGGGCGCGCGTCTGCTGCTGAAGTATCCCGCGCTCACGATCGTCGGGGGCCTCTCGCTGGCGGGTGTCATCGCGATCGGGTCGGTTGGCATCGAGCTCGCTGACGAGCTGCTGTACAAACGGCTGCCGTTCGATGACGGCAGCCGGGTCGTGCGCCTCGAGACGCAGGACACCGCGGCGTCGCGCGTGGAGCCGAGGGTACTCTACGACTTCGCGATCTGGCGGCGGTCCCTGAAAACCGTAACGGAACTCGGCGCCGCCCGCCTGAGCGAGCGCAACGTGCTCACCGGTGAAGGCCGTTTCGAATCGCTGCGCGTCGCGGAGACTACGGCGTCTACCTTTCCCCTCACCCGCGTGCCGCCGCTGCTCGGCAGACCGTTGCAGCCGGCGGACGACATGCCAGGTGCGGAGCCCGTCGTCGTCCTGGGCTACGACGTCTGGCAGAGACAGTTCCTCAACGACCCGGCGATCATCGGGCGCGCCGTGACCGTGGGCCGCACGGCTCGTACCGTGGTGGGCGTGATGCCGCCGCGCTTCGGCTTTCCGCGCAATCAGCAGCTATGGGTGCCGCTGCCCATTCAGGCTGCGGGACCGCGGGAAGGGCCGGCCGTGCAGGTGTTCGGACGGCTCGCTGACGGAGCGAGCTGGCAGGACGCCGCGGCGGAGCTCGACGTCGTTTCGGCACGCCTCGCCGCCGACCAGCCGACAACCCACCGGCAGTTACGTACGCGGGTTCGCGCCTTCGCCGGGCGCACGCCGGGTGATCCGCTGCAGTTGGAGGATCTGGCGGTCCACGCCATCGTCCTGCTGCTGCTCGGGGCAGTGTCGGCGAACGTCGCGACGCTGATCTTCGCGCGCACGGCGATGCGAGAGCCGGAGATCGTCGTCCGCCACGCGCTGGGCGCGAGCCGTGCCCGCGTGATCGCGCAGATCGTCACGGAAGGACTCGTGCTGGCCCTCGCGGCTGCCCTGCTGGGGCTCGTCGTGGCCCAGGCGACTGTGCGCTATGCCTGGGCCCGGGCGAGCCAGATCGTCGGGGACGGCCTGCCGTTCTGGGTGGATCTGAAGCTGGAGCCCGCCACCATCGCGTATGCGCTGCTCCTTGCGCTCGTCGCCGCCGTACTGATCAGCCTGCTGCCGGCGCTGAAGGCCACAGGCTCATCGATCCACCGGGGGCTGCAGGACAGCACGAGCACCGGCGGGACGATGCGGTTCGGCGGCATCTGGTCGTTCATCATCGGTGCGCAGGTGGCCTGCACGCTGCTGTTCGTGCCCGCCGCGGTGGGAATCTTCACCAACACGCTGCACGACCAGTCGACGTCGGCGGCGTTCCCAACGGAACACTACCTCACCTTCCGCCTCACGATGGACGATGAGGCGCCGGCCGGCGAGCGCGGAGCGCCTGACGATATGCAGATCGCCGCGCATCGCGCGCGTGCGTTCGAGGATCTCGCCAGCCGGTTGCGTGATGAGCCGAATGTGACCCAGGTGACCTACGGCGATCGTCTGCCGACGACGTCGCCGGAGTGGGTGGCGGTGGAAATGGAGCAGGACGGTGCGCCTCCGGCTCGCGTGGTCGGCAACTACGAGGGCGGATTCGCGATGGCTGCTGTCGGTGCCGGCTATCACGAGGCGTTCGGCGCGAGGATCGTGGCCGGTCGCGGCTTGCGTCCGGCCGACGCCGGGGCGCCCAGCGGGCCCGTCGTGGTCAACGAGGCGTTCATGCGAGTCGTGGGCAGGAATCCGGTAGGCGCACGGGTTCGCACGCTTCAGCGAGGCAGCGAGCGCGAGCTGGGCCCCTGGCACGAGATCGTCGGCGTGGCCACCGACCTGTGGACGTTCCCCGCCGATTGGAGCGAGGCGGCGTACATCTATCGCGCAGCCTCTGCGGCGGAGTCCGACCCAATCGTGGTCGCGGTGCGCTCGGCGGGGGACGCCGCGCCGCTGGCGTCCCGCGTTGCCGCTCTTGCGCGGCAGGTCGATGCGGGTCTGCACTGTCGGGATATCGTGACCCTCGGCGACATCGTCGCACAGGAGCAAGTACGGATGGTGGGCGGCAGCGCCGTGTTCGGCACCGTTCTGCTCGTGGCGGTGGTCTTCTCCGCGGCCGGTCTGTACGCGCTCATGGCCGTCGCGGTGGCGCGCCGCACCCGAGAGATCGGCATCCGTATCGCGCTCGGCGCCAATCCCCGGAACGTGCTCCGCACCGTTTTCGCCCGTGCCGGTCGCCAGCTTGGCGGCGGCATCATCGCCGGCAACAGCCTCATCCTGCTCATCGCGTGGCGCGCCGACAGCCTGACCGCGGATCTCCTCGTCTCGTCAGTGATTACGTCCATCATCATGGCGGCCGTAGGCGTGCTTGCGTGCGCCGCACCGGCGCGCCGGGCGCTGCGTATTCAACCGACCGAGGCGCTGCGGCAGGGGTGA
- a CDS encoding M48 family metalloprotease, which translates to MKAAAFVLSAIFVAGAAAPARAQFGGALGKIKKGADTAASAKKQYDDWNVTDAEERQLGEQVSTKLRLRFGVTQDPSLTKYVTLVGTVVAQGSSRPGLDWRFIVLDTDGVNAYAAPGGFIHITRGLLGLMKNEAELAGVLGHEITHVTKKHTVEAIKRGKEIDMGANAAGKGGMTKDMIAKLADKSFQKLFDGAYSRADESEADAIGIQIASKAGYAANGLATALQKVADRNANQSEPNGFFVSHPVIKDRIAAINKEIGADKLAGKALVAARYKQDVTFDAKPLSEIPTVDAGASGLASGEKKKTDARDDSKKKGGTTESGGKQQASAQQTASAGARGGVPDRDAKGGSNPAPVLVKLTPAEITAFKKDIV; encoded by the coding sequence ATGAAGGCAGCAGCATTCGTCCTCTCCGCGATCTTCGTCGCGGGCGCCGCAGCGCCGGCGCGCGCGCAGTTCGGCGGTGCGCTCGGCAAGATCAAGAAGGGCGCCGATACGGCCGCCTCCGCCAAGAAGCAGTACGACGACTGGAACGTCACCGACGCGGAGGAGCGCCAGCTCGGCGAACAGGTCAGCACGAAACTGCGCCTCCGCTTCGGCGTCACGCAGGATCCGAGCCTCACGAAGTACGTGACCCTGGTCGGCACGGTCGTCGCGCAGGGCAGTTCGCGTCCGGGGCTCGACTGGCGATTCATCGTGCTCGACACCGACGGCGTCAACGCCTACGCGGCGCCGGGAGGGTTCATCCACATCACCCGCGGCCTGCTCGGCCTGATGAAGAACGAGGCAGAGCTCGCCGGCGTCCTCGGCCACGAGATCACCCACGTCACCAAGAAGCACACCGTCGAGGCGATCAAGCGCGGCAAGGAGATCGATATGGGGGCCAACGCCGCCGGCAAGGGCGGGATGACCAAGGACATGATCGCCAAGCTTGCCGATAAGTCGTTCCAGAAGCTGTTCGACGGGGCGTACAGCCGCGCCGACGAGAGCGAGGCCGACGCGATCGGCATCCAGATCGCCAGCAAGGCCGGCTACGCCGCGAACGGTCTGGCGACGGCCCTTCAGAAGGTCGCCGATCGCAACGCGAATCAGAGTGAACCGAACGGCTTCTTCGTGTCGCACCCGGTCATCAAGGATCGCATCGCCGCCATCAACAAGGAGATCGGCGCCGACAAGCTCGCCGGCAAGGCGCTGGTGGCGGCGCGCTACAAGCAGGACGTGACCTTCGACGCCAAGCCGCTCAGCGAGATCCCGACGGTCGACGCGGGCGCGTCCGGGCTGGCGAGCGGCGAGAAGAAGAAGACCGACGCGCGCGACGACTCGAAGAAGAAGGGCGGCACCACAGAGAGCGGCGGCAAGCAGCAGGCGTCGGCGCAGCAGACCGCGTCGGCCGGCGCGCGCGGCGGCGTGCCGGATCGCGACGCCAAAGGCGGCAGCAACCCGGCGCCCGTCCTGGTCAAGCTGACACCGGCCGAGATCACCGCCTTCAAGAAGGACATCGTCTGA
- a CDS encoding adenylate/guanylate cyclase domain-containing protein yields the protein MIRKTAIGLGIGALAAAAVLVVAATGDLLDRYELTTYDWRMRLAAAPQSVNRDIVFIEINDLSIRKLQENFRMRWPWPRVATGLAIEFLHRAPAKVVAIDVAFPEHDYVEQYSFDDPSDKWSGSNSDANLSQNVRASGNVVLLADAVYEGQVGSAKDREAAAWQGSPFQVGAIAEPRPIVLPPYQSLTDAAAALGHNFLVKDPDGAARRLSPFIISDGKTLPSLGVAAALLAAGVRPQDVSAEAGTLRIGDRRIPLVRHAVGGRDQWSMLVNYRAPALVRDNAGELVRPYPSYQFWDVFRSEQQLLNGQPPAIDPAVFRNKIVFIGLSASGLLDVFDTPMSTDQSGSMPGIQLHASMTDSILAGRFIAPASAAARVGSLVVTAAAIGLLAAFLPFTAATTASVVLLAAWTGVSIAAFRNGLWLNLVQPVAGGGLALFCGTAYQYFVEGREKRKVATLFGRYVSRDVYAQLMANPALAALGGGRREMTVLFSDIRGFTSITERGEPDALVAQLNEYFSRMVAIVFSHHGTVDKFVGDMVMALFAAPLDDPAHAEHAVAAAVDMVHALAELNRDWAGRGLPQLDIGIGVNSGDMIAGNIGSSAIMSYTVIGDNVNLGSRLESLNKDYRTRIIISDATRDRLTTAYDLRPLGDVVVKGKSTAVSIFEVKVPTPLIEVQTT from the coding sequence ATGATTCGCAAGACAGCCATCGGCCTCGGCATCGGCGCGCTCGCCGCCGCGGCGGTGCTCGTGGTCGCTGCGACCGGCGACCTGCTCGACCGCTATGAGCTCACGACCTACGACTGGCGCATGCGCCTCGCCGCCGCGCCGCAGTCGGTCAACCGCGACATCGTCTTCATCGAGATCAACGATCTCAGCATTCGCAAGCTCCAGGAGAACTTCCGGATGCGCTGGCCGTGGCCGCGCGTCGCGACCGGCCTGGCGATCGAGTTCCTGCATCGCGCGCCGGCGAAGGTGGTCGCGATCGACGTCGCGTTTCCCGAGCACGACTACGTCGAGCAATACAGCTTCGACGATCCGTCCGACAAGTGGAGCGGCTCGAACAGCGACGCGAACCTGTCGCAGAACGTCCGCGCCTCCGGCAATGTCGTGCTGCTGGCCGATGCCGTCTACGAGGGGCAGGTCGGGTCGGCGAAGGATCGCGAGGCGGCGGCGTGGCAGGGGTCGCCCTTCCAGGTCGGCGCGATCGCCGAGCCGCGGCCCATCGTGCTGCCGCCGTACCAGTCGTTGACCGACGCCGCGGCGGCGCTCGGCCACAACTTCCTGGTGAAGGATCCCGATGGCGCCGCCCGTCGGCTGTCGCCGTTCATCATCTCTGACGGGAAGACGCTGCCGTCGCTCGGTGTCGCGGCGGCGCTGCTGGCCGCCGGGGTGCGCCCGCAGGACGTGTCGGCCGAGGCGGGGACGTTGCGGATCGGCGACCGGCGCATTCCGCTCGTCCGCCATGCCGTCGGCGGGCGCGACCAGTGGTCGATGCTCGTCAACTATCGGGCGCCGGCGCTGGTTCGGGACAACGCCGGCGAGCTCGTCCGGCCGTATCCGTCCTACCAGTTCTGGGACGTGTTCCGCTCGGAGCAGCAGCTGCTCAACGGCCAGCCTCCCGCCATCGATCCGGCCGTGTTCCGGAACAAGATCGTGTTCATCGGCCTGAGCGCGTCGGGGCTGCTCGACGTGTTCGACACGCCGATGAGCACCGACCAATCGGGCTCGATGCCGGGAATCCAGCTGCACGCGAGCATGACCGACAGCATTCTCGCGGGCCGGTTCATCGCGCCGGCGTCGGCCGCGGCGCGGGTCGGGTCGCTTGTCGTCACCGCCGCTGCGATCGGACTGCTGGCTGCATTCCTGCCATTTACCGCCGCGACGACCGCGTCGGTGGTGCTGCTCGCCGCCTGGACGGGGGTCTCGATAGCGGCGTTCAGGAACGGCCTCTGGCTGAATCTGGTGCAGCCGGTTGCCGGTGGCGGGCTGGCCCTGTTCTGCGGCACGGCCTATCAGTACTTCGTGGAAGGGCGCGAGAAGCGAAAGGTCGCCACGCTGTTCGGCCGCTACGTTTCGCGCGACGTCTACGCGCAGCTGATGGCCAATCCCGCACTGGCCGCGCTGGGGGGCGGGCGGCGGGAGATGACGGTGCTCTTCTCCGACATCCGCGGGTTCACGTCGATCACCGAGCGCGGCGAGCCCGACGCGCTGGTCGCTCAGCTGAACGAGTATTTCTCGCGGATGGTGGCGATCGTGTTCAGCCACCATGGCACCGTCGACAAGTTCGTCGGCGACATGGTGATGGCGCTCTTCGCCGCGCCGCTCGACGATCCCGCGCACGCCGAGCACGCGGTGGCGGCGGCGGTCGACATGGTGCACGCGCTTGCCGAGCTGAACCGCGACTGGGCCGGGCGGGGCCTGCCGCAACTCGACATCGGCATCGGGGTCAACTCCGGCGACATGATCGCCGGCAACATCGGATCGTCGGCGATCATGAGCTACACGGTGATCGGCGACAACGTCAACCTCGGGTCGCGGCTCGAGTCCCTCAACAAGGACTACCGGACCCGGATTATCATCAGCGACGCTACCAGGGACCGCCTGACGACCGCCTACGATCTGCGTCCGCTCGGCGACGTCGTAGTCAAGGGCAAGAGCACGGCGGTCTCGATTTTCGAAGTCAAGGTACCGACTCCGCTGATTGAGGTGCAGACAACATGA